One Brassica oleracea var. oleracea cultivar TO1000 chromosome C7, BOL, whole genome shotgun sequence genomic window carries:
- the LOC106306489 gene encoding heterogeneous nuclear ribonucleoprotein 1-like, with product MDKESGKLFIGGISWETTEDRLRDYFQSFGEVLEAVIMKDRSTGRARGFGFLVFADPNVAERVVLLRHVIDGKLVEAKKAVPRDDHKSNSSLQGSSPGPANCKKIFVGGLASSVTEAEFKKYFAQFGTITDVVVMYDQRTQRPRGFGFISYESEDAVDRVLRRTFHELNGKMVEVKLAVPKDPVRNQMNVNGFGSNRISALLMNEYTQGFTPSPISSYGVKPEVRYSPGVVNRGGFSPFGHGYGIDLNFEQDQTQRYGSGSSAGFGRPFSPGYTPSLSRYGSQIETGGGANGSVLNASTKNHLWGNGGGLGYMSNSPVSRSSFNGNSGMSSLGSIGDNWGGAGARARNSYRSEGGGLGLEAMRGVHVGGFSNGLNSLEADSLYSDSAWLSMPAKAYEKLGMGAFDFMSRGPAGYINRQPNGGIAA from the exons ATGGATAAGGAGTCAGGTAAGCTCTTCATCGGCGGGATCTCTTGGGAGACCACCGAAGACCGTCTTCGCGACTATTTTCAGAGCTTCGGCGAGGTTTTGGAAGCCGTCATCATGAAGGATCGTTCCACTGGTCGTGCTCGTGGCTTTGGTTTCCTTGTCTTCGCTGATCCCAATGTTGCTGAGAGAGTCGTGCTGCTCAGACACGTCATTGATGGTAAACTT GTTGAGGCGAAGAAGGCAGTTCCAAGAGATGATCACAAAAGTAACAGCAGTCTACAGGGATCATCACCTGGTCCAGCAAACTGTAAAAAGATCTTTGTTGGAGGTTTGGCTTCATCGGTTACAGAGGCTGAGTTCAAGAAGTACTTTGCTCAGTTTGGGACTATCACTGACGTTGTGGTGATGTATGACCAACGAACACAGCGACCGAGAGGCTTTGGGTTCATCTCTTATGAATCAGAGGACGCTGTAGACAGAGTCTTGCGAAGGACGTTCCACGAACTCAATGGGAAGATGGTGGAAGTCAAACTGGCTGTTCCCAAGGACCCAGTCCGGAACCAGATGAATGTAAATGGCTTTGGCAGTAATAGAATCAGTGCGTTGCTGATGAACGAGTACACACAAGGGTTCACCCCGAGTCCAATCTCAAGTTATGGAGTGAAACCTGAGGTTAGGTACAGTCCAGGAGTAGTTAATAGGGGCGGATTCTCACCTTTTGGACATGGATATGGGATTGATCTGAATTTCGAGCAAGACCAGACTCAGAGGTATGGATCTGGTTCCAGTGCAGGCTTTGGACGGCCCTTTAGCCCTGGATATACTCCGAGCCTTAGCAGGTACGGTAGCCAGATTGAGACAGGAGGAGGAGCTAACGGTTCTGTGCTAAATGCATCAACAAAGAACCATTTATGGGGAAATGGTGGTGGTCTAGGTTACATGTCAAACTCACCAGTCTCTAGAAGCAGCTTCAATGGAAACTCTGGAATGTCTTCACTAGGCAGCATTGGAGACAACTGGGGAGGAGCAGGTGCACGTGCACGTAATAGCTATCGCAGTGAGGGAGGAGGCTTAGGATTAGAAGCAATGAGAGGAGTTCATGTTGGTGGTTTCAGCAACGGTTTAAACAGCTTGGAGGCAGACTCTCTCTACAGTGACTCGGCGTGGCTTTCGATGCCTGCAAAGGCGTATGAAAAATTGGGAATGGGAGCATTTGACTTCATGTCTAGAGGACCGGCTGGATACATCAACAGGCAACCAAACGGAG GAATTGCAGCTTAG
- the LOC106304481 gene encoding uncharacterized protein LOC106304481, producing MVGFTTCIDISTLPTDMEGFYATNNQFQKRGPKGFIQVKVLDDDKLYVRVDLPGVPDDAVHHRVDAVRQKVVFFSAVTFNDGYEKQGVREYSGTAGLGCDCCEITGVEAKMKNGVLRMILSRVKVKKDHDNKCTNTVPPFTGKSGGRVEEHPFVVKGRKRAFVGEPTADGGLFFAVDVPGVGDGDVEVLANESEIKFTAEVKNVSEHDESGRLYLGSVDTSWSGDSAANSLLSHNITGAVNFGVLKVLISPRPNTGGNNE from the exons ATGGTTGGGTTCACCACCTGCATTGACATTTCGACGCTTCCCACCGATATGG AGGGTTTTTACGCGACCAACAACCAGTTCCAGAAAAGAGGTCCCAAGGGTTTCATCCAAGTCAAGGTTCTCGACGACGACAAACTCTACGTGCGCGTCGACTTGCCCGGCGTTCCAGACGACGCTGTCCACCACAGGGTCGACGCCGTTAGGCAAAAGGTGGTGTTTTTCTCCGCGGTAACCTTCAACGACGGCTACGAGAAGCAGGGCGTTCGTGAGTACTCCGGAACCGCCGGTTTGGGTTGTGACTGCTGTGAGATCACCGGCGTGGAGGCCAAGATGAAAAATGGAGTCTTGAGGATGATTCTCTCAAGAGTCAAGGTGAAGAAGGACCACGACAACAAGTGTACCAACACTGTCCCTCCTTTCACAG GTAAATCCGGAGGACGTGTTGAGGAGCATCCGTTTGTGGTGAAAGGTCGCAAGCGAGCCTTCGTTGGAGAACCAACAGCTGATGGTGGTCTTTTCTTCGCTGTGGATGTGCCTGGTGTTGGGGACGGTGATGTTGAAGTGCTTGCTAATGAGAGTGAAATTAAATTCACTGCTGAGGTCAAGAATGTTTCCGAGCACGACGAGAGTGGCCGTCTTTACCTTGGAAGTGTCGACACTTCTTGGTCTGGTGACTCTGCAGCTAATTCGCTTTTGAGTCATAACATCACCGGTGCTGTAAACTTTGGTGTTCTCAAGGTTCTCATTTCCCCTCGTCCCAACACCGGCGGTAACAATGAGTAA
- the LOC106306490 gene encoding RING-H2 finger protein ATL79-like, with product MRLLVEQVARASSPFSSASSTECNSHTCRWKPYSNSSEFQANASVLLILFVSALICGLSLCAAIRCFLRPNLQTDDNEHKPDPEEDVSSTVPTPTLVYSSDLELAGAQAECAICLSEFEPGESIHVLEKCHHGFHVKCIHKWLSSRSSCPTCRTSIFSQNTLDSATSAVAPSTNEINA from the coding sequence ATGCGTTTGCTAGTAGAACAAGTAGCTAGAGCTTCTTCACCATTTTCCTCTGCTTCTTCTACAGAATGTAACTCTCATACTTGCAGATGGAAGCCTTACTCAAACTCTAGTGAGTTCCAAGCAAACGCATCTGTTCTCCTCATCCTTTTCGTCTCTGCTCTCATATGTGGCCTCTCTCTCTGCGCTGCAATACGTTGCTTTCTCCGCCCAAATCTCCAAACTGACGACAACGAGCACAAGCCTGATCCTGAAGAGGATGTTTCATCCACCGTGCCAACTCCGACGCTTGTCTACTCCTCAGACCTTGAGCTTGCAGGGGCTCAAGCAGAGTGTGCCATATGTTTGTCTGAGTTCGAACCAGGTGAGAGCATCCACGTGCTGGAGAAATGTCATCATGGGTTCCATGTCAAGTGCATCCATAAGTGGCTATCTTCCCGCTCCTCCTGTCCTACTTGCCGGACTTCTATCTTCTCACAGAACACCTTAGACTCTGCAACATCAGCGGTAGCTCCTTCAACAAATGAGATCAATGCTTAG